The sequence below is a genomic window from Rhodothermia bacterium.
AATACGACCATGCTGTTTTAAAACATTACATTCGGACGGATACACTTCTTACGGAACGGGGTTTAGCTGGTGCGTCAGTTTTCGAGATAGATTTACATTCTCGCGGGGCAAAGGACTACGCAAACATGGCTGAAGAGATAATTCATCAATTTAATATTTTGCCTTCCTGATTTGGCTTACATCTAAAGATCCAAGATTTTAGAAGTGAGGCTTTACTGCTGAATAAACTAACCTTACCATGAAATGAAAATAATTTCGGTTTGTAATCATAAAGGAGGTTCTGGCAAAACCACATGTTCCATCCACCTTGCTGCATCTTTGTCGTTGGCAGGGCATAAAACCTTGGCCATAGATTTGGATCCGCAAGGGTTTATGTCTCGCATGGTTGGTTTTTCCGAGCCTAACGAAAAGCAATCTGCCCTAACCTTATTTGGTCATCAGGCGGATTGGGAGAGCCAGTTCGTGGCGGAGTTAGCAGAATTTGACTTTATCCCTTCCTCAAACGCCCTGACCACCGCCCTTAAAAAGTTGACCAAGCCAACTGATGTCCTCTGGCTCAAAGAAATCCTAACAGCAAATACCAAATATGAATACATTGTTTTGGACACCTCCAGCTCGGTGACGGTCTATACCTTAAATGCCTTGGTCGCCTCCCACCATGTCATTATCCCCGTCATTCCCGAATATTTGCCAGTCATTGGGTCTGAACAAACGTACCAAACCTGCACCCTCGTCAAGGCAAAGCTAAATCCTGAATTGGCGAATCCTTACTTCTTACTCACCCAAGTGGATGGCCGGAAAAATATCCATCAGCGGTATAAGCAATATCTGCGAGATGTTTATCAACACCAAGTCTTAGACCATTTTATTCGCACCAATGCCAGTTTGTCGGAAGAAACGCTGAAAGGCAAAACCTTGTTTAGTACGGAACCCAACTCAAAAGGAGCGATTGATTTCGCGAATGTTACCGATGAATTGCTGGGCTTAATCCACTCCGAGGAAAAACCAGCCCCAAAAATTGAACATACGTTGGACGGAACATGGAAACGTTTGGTAGAGCTATAACCTCGCCTACTGACGGATTACTTTCAAATGCTGTTTTGTGGCCCGCGAACGTTTTTTTGCGGGCTTTTTTTTGTACCTTCGTTTCTTTATGATTTCCTTGAAGATAAGCGCTGCTAAAAATGATGTTAAATTGGGTGAAAATAGGTGTTTCTGCCTTACTCCTTATGGCCGTTATGGTTTTAGGGATGAATGGATTTGGTACGAAAGTTCCGGCATTGGGTCGCTTATTGGATCCGCTTGATGGAACCTATCGTCTTGCAAGGATGGCAGATGCGCAAGAAGTGGATTTGAACGGTGCAAAAGGCTTAATTGACGCCGTTACGATTGAGCGAGACGAACGAGGCGTCCCACATGTCTTTGCCAAACAAGAGATGGATGCCGCTTGGGCTGTAGGGTTCCTCATGGCCAAAGATCGGCTGTTTCAAATGGATTTTTTGCCCCGTGTCTCCGAAGGAAGGCTTTCGGAAATTTTGGGTGAGACTTTTCTAAACCGAGACAAGTTCCTGCGCTCGACTGGAATGCGCTGGGGAGCCGAACAAAACCTTGCATGGCTCAAACAACATCATCCCGCAGCTATCCAACAAATGGAAGCCTTTTGTGCAGGGGTTAACCATTATTTAGACCAGATGCCACTTGAAGATTTGCCCTTAGAGTTTCGCTTATTGGACTACAAGCCCGAAAAATACACCCCGCTGCGCACGTTGTTGGTTCTTCAATACATGAATTTCGACTTAACGTGGCGCTCGGACGATCTTGCTTATGCCTATTTGCGCAAAGAACTGGGGGAGGATGCCTTCAACCGTCTTTTTCCCCAACTTTCTGACCAATTTAGCCCGATTAGCCCAGAAGCAAATGGGTTTATTTCTCCCATTGCCCCCAAACAGCCCGCACCTATTGCAGCAGCAGACGCCTTGGTCGAGGTTGCTAAACTTTATCAAGACTTGGCAATGGTTCTGCCTGACTTTGGGCATCCGGAAACGGGGTCGAATAACTTTGCCGTTTCGGGGAGTAGAAGTACAACCGGTAAACCTATTTTGGCCGGAGACCCGCACCTCGCCCTTACCTTGCCCGCCATTTGGTACGAACTTCACGTCAAAACGCCGCAGCTAAACTCGCATGGTGTGGCGGTTCCGGGTACGCCTTTGCCCATCATTGGTTTTAATGACCATATCGCTTGGACGCCAACCAATACCGATATTGATCAAATTGATTTTTATAAACTTACCTTGTCTCCTGATGGAAAAAAATACCGATATCTGAAGGAATGGCGTTCGATTATTGAAAAGGAAACAACCATTAACGTAAAAGGCGGTACGTCTAAAAAACAAGTTTTGCGATACACCCATTGGGGGCCTATCCTCTTTAACCAAGATTATGCTTCGGAAGCGATAGCGGTGCAATGGACGGCGCATAAGCCTTCAAGAACGCCCATAGCCGTTTGGGAAGTGAACCGGGCGAAAAACTTAGAAACCTTTGAGGCGGCCATGCAGAATTTTGATACGCCCATGCAAAATTGGCTTTATGCAGACCGCGAAGGCAATATCTCCATTCGTTCTACCGGATACATGCCTATCCGCAGGGTTGCTTATGCAGGCGGCCTTTTAGACGGGGCTACCGATGATGGTGAATGGGTTGGACGTGTACCCTATGCCGAGTTACCAAGCGGGCGGAACCCAGAACGTGGTTGGTTGATGTCTGCAAACCAACAACCAGCATCGGGAAATTATAAGTATTTCCAACGTATAACTTGGCGGGATGCCTTCCGTTCTTTGCGAATAGATACCTTGCTCTCGGCCAAAGAAAAACACTCGGTGGCCGATTTTAAAACCTATCAATCGGATGTTAAAAGCCTCCAACACCACTATTTATTGCCCTTTTTGAGACAACCCTATCAAGGCAAGGCCAAAGAATTGCGGGATAAGTTATTGGCGTGGGACGGTGTTACACGCACCAATCAATCCGAGCCGCTGATCTTAGATGTGCTTCTTGCAAGTTTGAAAAAATTGACTTGGGACGAGTTTGACGTACTCGATGCAAAGTTTAAAGCCGCCAGTGGAAATGAGGAAACCCGAAAATCCAAGGAGGAATTCCTAAAACGCCCCGAACTACTTCCGTTGTTGGGACTTTTAGAGAAAGAAGCCAATTCGCAATGGTTCGACTTGAAGTCCACACAAACTCGCGAGGATGGCCCGATGATTTTCCGCATGGCCCTAGAAGCCACCGCCGATTCCTTGGAAAAGAAATACCAGAAATCGAACGGAAGCATTCCGGCTTGGGGGGAAGTACACCAAGTGGTCATGCCGCATATTTTGGCAACAATAAAGCCATTAGGCCGAGGGCCATTTCCGTTTTCCGGCTTCGACAACACGGTATCCCCTGCACGAGGACGTTTGGTGAAAAACTCTGCGAGTTGGCGAATGGTGGTGGATTTTTCCGGTGACAAACCAATGGGCTTTGGTGTTTTCCCCGGCGGGCCAAGCGGAAATCCGTTTAGCCAATTCTATGACCTACAAATTGGGAATTACCTGAACTTTTCGTATTACCCCTTGCATCGTCCTCGAAAAACCGGAGAACTTCAGAACGTGAAAAGCCGGATTAGGATATGGCCAGCATAAGCCGTTTTATCCGTTTAAAGCAATTCTTCAACGTTCCGAAACCTGCAAACTTTTTGTAGGTTGGAGCGTCATCTTGGCTTTTAATCCCTTATGATGCTTCTTGATTCTTTTGGCCGTTTCCACTCGTATTTACGAATCTCCGTCACCGAGCGGTGCAATTTGCGGTGCGTGTATTGTATGCCTCCAGAAGGGGTGGCCCTTTCTCCAAAGTCACATTTACTCACCTTCGAGGAAATCGAAAGGCTTGCAAGACTTTTTGTTCGGCAAGGCGTTCGGAAAATCAGGCTTACAGGCGGTGAACCTTTGGTACGCAAGAATGTCGTGGAATTGGTTGAAAAATTGGCCGCTATCGAGGGCGTAGATACATTGGCCATGACAACGAATGGCATTTTGTTGTCGCGGTTTCTGCCTGCACTCAAGAAGGCGGGAATAAACCATCTGAATATTTCTTTGGACACCCTTAACCGCGAAAAATTTCACAAAATTGCTCTTCGAGACGACTTCGACCAGACCATAAAAGGAATTTATGCCGCCATCGAAGCCGGTCTTTCTCCTGTAAAAGTGAATTGTGTGGTGATGAAAGAGGTAAATGAGGACGAATTGAACGATTTTGTGGCT
It includes:
- the moaA gene encoding GTP 3',8-cyclase MoaA, whose protein sequence is MMLLDSFGRFHSYLRISVTERCNLRCVYCMPPEGVALSPKSHLLTFEEIERLARLFVRQGVRKIRLTGGEPLVRKNVVELVEKLAAIEGVDTLAMTTNGILLSRFLPALKKAGINHLNISLDTLNREKFHKIALRDDFDQTIKGIYAAIEAGLSPVKVNCVVMKEVNEDELNDFVAWTEHLPIEVRFIEYMPFSGNQWNKGGFVSFQAQLTQIQKKFPLIQAANEANETARLFQVPGFKGQVGFITSMSEAFCSTCNRLRITADGNLKVCLFGHHEVNLRDLMRSGGSDEDLEMAISEAVLRKKAAHAGMLNLVDLENRPMILIGG
- a CDS encoding ParA family protein, whose translation is MKIISVCNHKGGSGKTTCSIHLAASLSLAGHKTLAIDLDPQGFMSRMVGFSEPNEKQSALTLFGHQADWESQFVAELAEFDFIPSSNALTTALKKLTKPTDVLWLKEILTANTKYEYIVLDTSSSVTVYTLNALVASHHVIIPVIPEYLPVIGSEQTYQTCTLVKAKLNPELANPYFLLTQVDGRKNIHQRYKQYLRDVYQHQVLDHFIRTNASLSEETLKGKTLFSTEPNSKGAIDFANVTDELLGLIHSEEKPAPKIEHTLDGTWKRLVEL
- a CDS encoding penicillin acylase family protein; protein product: MMLNWVKIGVSALLLMAVMVLGMNGFGTKVPALGRLLDPLDGTYRLARMADAQEVDLNGAKGLIDAVTIERDERGVPHVFAKQEMDAAWAVGFLMAKDRLFQMDFLPRVSEGRLSEILGETFLNRDKFLRSTGMRWGAEQNLAWLKQHHPAAIQQMEAFCAGVNHYLDQMPLEDLPLEFRLLDYKPEKYTPLRTLLVLQYMNFDLTWRSDDLAYAYLRKELGEDAFNRLFPQLSDQFSPISPEANGFISPIAPKQPAPIAAADALVEVAKLYQDLAMVLPDFGHPETGSNNFAVSGSRSTTGKPILAGDPHLALTLPAIWYELHVKTPQLNSHGVAVPGTPLPIIGFNDHIAWTPTNTDIDQIDFYKLTLSPDGKKYRYLKEWRSIIEKETTINVKGGTSKKQVLRYTHWGPILFNQDYASEAIAVQWTAHKPSRTPIAVWEVNRAKNLETFEAAMQNFDTPMQNWLYADREGNISIRSTGYMPIRRVAYAGGLLDGATDDGEWVGRVPYAELPSGRNPERGWLMSANQQPASGNYKYFQRITWRDAFRSLRIDTLLSAKEKHSVADFKTYQSDVKSLQHHYLLPFLRQPYQGKAKELRDKLLAWDGVTRTNQSEPLILDVLLASLKKLTWDEFDVLDAKFKAASGNEETRKSKEEFLKRPELLPLLGLLEKEANSQWFDLKSTQTREDGPMIFRMALEATADSLEKKYQKSNGSIPAWGEVHQVVMPHILATIKPLGRGPFPFSGFDNTVSPARGRLVKNSASWRMVVDFSGDKPMGFGVFPGGPSGNPFSQFYDLQIGNYLNFSYYPLHRPRKTGELQNVKSRIRIWPA